Part of the Oncorhynchus masou masou isolate Uvic2021 chromosome 24, UVic_Omas_1.1, whole genome shotgun sequence genome is shown below.
CGGCGAGCTGACGGTGGAGTCGGAGAATGGTGTGGTGATCCACGAGGCCCACGGCCTGCAGTGCAACGAGTGCGGCGAGATCTTCGGCAGCATGGCCGACCTGCACCAGCACTTCGAGATCCACAAGGCCACCAACCCTTACATCTGTGTGCACTGCGGCGAGAGCTTCGCTGTGGAGTCAAGCCTCAAGCAGCACATGAAGATCCACATGAAAGAGAAAGCGTACGCCACCACAGGCGTGGAGATGGTGGGCAAGGGGGTGATCGACACGTTCAACCTCAAGTCTCACCAGATGATCCACAGCCCAGAGAAGCCCCACCGTTGCTCTGAGTGCGGCAAGAGCTTTGCGGCAGCCATCACCCTGCGGGAGCATATGAAGATGCACTCGGAGGACAAGCCATATAAGTGCACCCAGTGCAGAAAGAGCTTCATCCGCCGGCGCCACCTCAAGAAGCACCAGGAGCTCCACGCCAGGGAGAAGCCCTTCACCTGTTCCCAGTGCGGAAAGGGCTTCACCACGTCCTCCAACCTGAAGCAGCACCAGAGGACCCATGCAGGGGACAAGCCCCACCGCTGCACGCAGTGTGGTAAGTGCTTTGCCGCTGCCTCCACCCTGCGGGAGCACCAGCGGATCCACTCTGGGGAGAAGCCCTACAAGTGCAACCAGTGCAGGAAGAGCTTCGTCCGCAAGCGCCACCTCAAGAAGCACCAGCAGGTCCACTCTGGTGGGAAACCCTACTCCTGCTCCCAGTGTGACAAGAGCTTTAACCACTCCTCTTCGCTCTCCCGGCACCACAAGGTCCACCTGGAGGCCCGcatctactcctctcctccccagggcAAGGCCTTCCCCTACGGGTCCACTATGAAGCAACAGGCAAGGCTGCACCAGGGGGGAGGCAGAGGCGCGGGGGACAAACCGTACAGTTGCAACCACTGCGACAAGGGCTTCAATCATTCCTCCTCCCTATCCCGCCACCAAAGAGTGCACTCGGAGGGGAAAAGCTACACCTGTGGCCACTGTGGGAAGAGGTTCAACCACTCCTCTTCCCTGTCCAGGCACCAGCGTGTTCACCAGGAGGAGAAACAGCAGCAGGTGCAGCAACAGGTGGTAGTGCAGCAACAGTACAGCGCTGTGCCCTCGACAAAGGGATTCCCCCACACCACCATCCTCAAACAGCGCATCCTGGCCAGCGAAAAGCCATACAGGTGCTCCCAGTGTGGTAAAGGCTTCAACCATTCATCCTCACTCTCCAGGCATCATAGGATCCACATAGACCAGTGAGCTTCTAGTACACACAATCAAACATAGTCTCATACACACAGCCCTGGCTGACACCCACCCCTGTGATGTTTCTGTTCTACCAATCGGTCCCAAGCTCCAGACATGACACGACCACTGCGAATAAAACCAGGCCAGCTCTCACAGTAAACAGTGTAGAGGTCAGGAGCAAGGAGTTTGTCTTTGGATCAGTCAAAACAATTGGACAATGACACAACAAAAATATCCTTTTTCAAGAGGAGGAAGAAATCATAAATAAAAGTTCTTGCCTGAACTTAAAGGACTTATTATAACCCTTTACAGAGGAGCTGTTGACAAGTTCCTTGGACCTTTGAGATTAGTTTGTTTTCAATAAATTGTCTGATAGACATTTTGAATGAGCCTGCAATTCTTATTTGTGATTGTGCTTAAACGTTTGCTCTGGAGACCCTCTTTTTGATTGATTGTTTTAAAGAGATCAAATCTGATTTGATAATCTAGATCAGGTTTTCCTGAACTTAGTTctggactgttttggtttttgccctagcactacgcatctgattcaaataatcaaagcctGATGATGACTTTGTTATTTGAATTGGCTGTAGTGctggggcaaaaaccaaaacgtgcacctgGGGGGGCAGCAAAACAGTTTTGGAAACCTTGATCTACATGATAAAAATGTTATCTGACCAATGTAGTTATTTAATTCATACATAATACCCCCTTGTCTTAGTGTGACCACTTACACGCTTTACTCTTGAGAATTCAAGTCATGATGTAACTAACTGACCCGTATGGGGGTGTCTCACTGTATATGACTGACTATATGGAGTGCTTCTCAAGATCAAACATTTGAGGTCAGTACACACTTGGCTACTGATGCAACTTGCTATCAAGTCACACTGT
Proteins encoded:
- the LOC135512187 gene encoding zinc finger protein 883-like, which codes for MAESETECDTPGLDTLGSECVIAHSQVDLHYAAETEIMTEEKRGLELEIHGADLAKIEGLTAVACVDAMVTETDHDYVTKMDHHGEIQCFTMGGEGKGEALLGEVLLKTETEHMVKVESDHVGGELTVESENGVVIHEAHGLQCNECGEIFGSMADLHQHFEIHKATNPYICVHCGESFAVESSLKQHMKIHMKEKAYATTGVEMVGKGVIDTFNLKSHQMIHSPEKPHRCSECGKSFAAAITLREHMKMHSEDKPYKCTQCRKSFIRRRHLKKHQELHAREKPFTCSQCGKGFTTSSNLKQHQRTHAGDKPHRCTQCGKCFAAASTLREHQRIHSGEKPYKCNQCRKSFVRKRHLKKHQQVHSGGKPYSCSQCDKSFNHSSSLSRHHKVHLEARIYSSPPQGKAFPYGSTMKQQARLHQGGGRGAGDKPYSCNHCDKGFNHSSSLSRHQRVHSEGKSYTCGHCGKRFNHSSSLSRHQRVHQEEKQQQVQQQVVVQQQYSAVPSTKGFPHTTILKQRILASEKPYRCSQCGKGFNHSSSLSRHHRIHIDQ